A window of the Miscanthus floridulus cultivar M001 chromosome 14, ASM1932011v1, whole genome shotgun sequence genome harbors these coding sequences:
- the LOC136502864 gene encoding ferritin-1, chloroplastic-like, producing MKYQNKRGGRVRLQSIVTPLTEFDHPEKGDALYAMELALALEKLVNEKLHNLHGVATRCNDPHLTDFIESEFLEEQVEAINKISKYVAHLRRVGKGHG from the exons ATGAAGTACCAG AACAAACGTGGAGGCAGGGTGAGGCTCCAATCGATTGTGACGCCCTTGACTGAATTTGACCACCCTGAGAAAGGCGATGCTTTGTACG CTATGGAGCTGGCTCTGGCTCTAGAAAAGCTGGTTAATGAGAAGCTGCACAACCTGCATGGT GTGGCAACAAGGTGCAATGATCCTCATCTGACAGACTTCATCGAGAGTGAGTTCCTCGAGGAGCAG GTGGAAGCCATAAATAAGATCTCCAAGTATGTCGCCCATCTGAGGAGGGTGGGCAAGGGGCACGGTTAG
- the LOC136502852 gene encoding ubiquitin-activating enzyme E1 1-like yields MLPRKRGVDAGEVQDLHNKAPRAAAPAQDKNKEVAEMAGRAPEIDEDLHSRQLAVYGRETMKRLFGSNVLVSGLQGLGAEIAKNLVLAGVKSVTLHDDGKVELWDLSSNFFLSEKDVGQNRAQACVPKLQELNNAVIISTITGDLSKEQLSNFQAVVFTDISIEKAVEFDDYCHSHQPPIAFIKSEVRGLFGSVFCDFGPEFTVLDVDGEEPHTGIVASISNDNPALVSCVDDERLEFQDGDLVDFSEVHGMTELNDGKPRKIKNARPYSFTLEEDTTSYGTYIRGGIVTQVKPPKVLKFKSLKEAIKEPGEFLMSDFSKFDRPPLLHLAFQALDKFRTELTRFPIAGSADDAQKLIDLAISINETLGDSKLEEIDKKLLQHFASGSRAVLNPMAAMFGGIVGQEVVKACSGKFHPLYQFFYFDSVESLPVEPLEPSDLKPENSRYDAQISVFGAKLQKKLEQSKIFMVGSGALGCEFLKNLALMGISCSQNGKLTVTDDDVIERSNLSRQFLFRDWNIGQPKSTVAATAAMAINPKLHVEALQNRASPETENVFNDAFWESLDDVVNALDNVTARMYIDSRCVYFQKPLLESGTLGAKCNTQMVIPLLTENYGASRDPPEKQAPMCTVHSFPHNIDHCLTWARSEFEGLLEKTPTEVNTFLSNSGGYATAARTAGDAQARDQLERVIECLETDKCETFQDCITWARLKFEDYFSNRVKQLTFTFPEDAMTSSGAPFWSAPKRFPRPLEFSSSDSSHLNFLLAASILRAETFGIPIPDWAKNPTKLAEAVDKVIVPDFQPKQGVKIETDEKATSLSSASVDDAAVIEELIAKLEAISKTLPPGFHMNPIQFEKDDDTNFHMDLIAGFANMRARNYSIPEVDKLKAKFIAGRIIPAIATSTAMATGLVCLELYKVLAGGHNVEDYRNTFANLAIPLFSMAEPVPPKTMKHQDMSWTVWDRWTITGNITLRELLEWLKEKGLNAYSISCGTALLYNSMFPRHKDRLDKKVVDVAREVAKVEVPSYRRHLDVVVACEDDDDNDVDIPLVSIYFR; encoded by the exons ATGCTTCCCCGGAAGCGGGGGGTCGACGCCGGCGAGGTCCAGGACTTGCACAACAAGgccccccgcgccgccgctccaGCCCAGGACAAGAACAAGGAGGTTGCGGAGATGGCTGGCAGGGCGCCCGAGATCGATGAGGACCTCCACAGCCGCCAGCTCGCCGTCTACGGGCGCGAGACCATGAAGCGTCTCTTTGGCTCCAACGTCCTCGTCTCTGGACTCCAGGGACTAGGCGCTGAGATCG CAAAAAACCTTGTCCTTGCGGGTGTCAAGTCTGTAACCTTGCATGATGATGGCAAAGTCGAGCTATGGGACTTGTCAAGCAACTTCTTCCTCTCAGAGAAGGATGTTGGGCAAAACCGTGCTCAAGCATGTGTTCCAAAGCTACAGGAGCTTAACAATGCTGTCATCATCTCTACCATAACTGGTGATTTGTCCAAGGAGCAGCTTTCTAACTTTCAG GCTGTGGTCTTTACTGATATCAGCATTGAAAAAGCAGTTGAGTTTGACGATTACTGTCATAGCCACCAGCCACCAATTGCTTTCATTAAGTCGGAAGTTCGTGGCCTTTTTGGCAGTGTTTTCTGTGATTTTGGTCCTGAGTTTACTGTTTTGGATGTCGATGGTGAGGAACCACATACAGGAATTGTGGCATCAATCAGCAATGACAACCCAGCACTTGTTTCTTGTGTGGATGATGAGCGTTTGGAGTTCCAGGATGGTGATCTAGTTGATTTCTCCGAAGTGCATGGAATGACAGAACTCAATGatggaaaaccaagaaagattaAGAATGCAAGGCCTTATTCTTTTACTCTAGAAGAAGACACCACCTCATATGGCACTTACATTAGAGGCGGTATTGTCACACAGGTGAAGCCACCAAAGGTTCTTAAATTCAAATCCTTGAAGGAGGCAATCAAGGAGCCAGGAGAATTTCTCATGAGTGATTTCTCCAAGTTCGACCGCCCACCTCTTTTGCATTTGGCCTTCCAAGCTTTGGACAAGTTCAGGACTGAGTTGACACGATTCCCTATTGCTGGGTCAGCTGATGATGCACAGAAGCTGATAGATCTTGCTATTAGTATTAATGAAACTCTTGGTGATAGCAAGCTTGAAGAAATTGACAAGAAGCTCCTGCAGCATTTCGCAAGTGGTTCCAGGGCTGTTTTGAATCCTATGGCTGCAATGTTTGGTGGTATTGTAGGTCAGGAGGTTGTTAAAGCATGCTCAGGGAAATTCCATCCACTTTACCAG TTCTTCTACTTTGATTCTGTCGAATCTCTGCCAGTTGAACCGTTGGAGCCTAGTGATTTGAAGCCAGAGAACAGTAGATATGATGCACAAATTAGTGTCTTTGGGGCTAAACTTCAAAAGAAACTGGAGCAGTCAAAAATCTTCATGGTTGGTTCTGGGGCTCTTGGATGTGAATTCTTGAAGAACCTTGCGTTGATGGGTATTTCTTGCAGTCAAAATGGGAAGCTGACTGTGACAGATGATGATGTTATAGAGAGAAGCAATCTGAGTCGCCAGTTTCTCTTCCGTGACTGGAACATTGGACAGCCCAAGTCCACAGTTGCTGCAACTGCTGCTATGGCAATTAATCCTAAGCTTCATGTGGAGGCCCTTCAGAACAGAGCAAGTCCTGAGACTGAAAATGTGTTCAATGATGCCTTTTGGGAGAGCTTGGATGATGTTGTTAATGCATTGGACAATGTCACTGCAAGAATGTACATTGACTCCAGATGTGTATATTTCCAGAAGCCACTTCTTGAATCGGGTACTCTGGGTGCCAAGTGCAACACACAGATGGTCATTCCTCTCCTAACAGAAAACTATGGGGCATCCAGAGATCCACCAGAAAAGCAGGCACCTATGTGCACTGTACATTCATTTCCTCACAATATTGATCACTGCTTGACCTGGGCTAGGTCTGAGTTTGAGGGTCTACTTGAGAAGACGCCCACCGAAGTAAATACTTTCCTGTCGAACTCCGGTGGATATGCAACCGCAGCAAGAACTGCTGGTGATGCACAGGCTAGGGACCAACTTGAGCGAGTTATTGAATGCCTTGAGACAGACAAGTGTGAGACATTCCAAGATTGTATTACCTGGGCCCGGCTTAA gtttgaggattatttctccAACCGTGTAAAGCAGCTGACATTCACTTTCCCTGAAGACGCAATGACTAGCTCTGGTGCTCCTTTCTGGTCTGCTCCTAAGCGGTTCCCACGACCTCTGGAGTTCTCATCTTCCGACTCAAGTCACCTTAATTTCTTGTTGGCTGCTTCTATATTAAGGGCAGAGACATTTGGAATACCCATACCTGATTGGGCGAAAAACCCAACGAAACTGGCTGAAGCTGTAGACAAGGTCATTGTTCCGGATTTCCAACCAAAACAGGGTGTTAAGATAGAGACAGATGAGAAGGCTACTAGCCTTTCCTCTGCGTCTGTTGATGATGCTGCCGTCATTGAAGAGCTTATTGCGAAGCTGGAAGCAATTTCTAAAACATTGCCACCAGGATTCCATATGAACCCTATACAGTTTGAGAAG GATGATGATACCAATTTCCATATGGACTTGATTGCTGGTTTTGCCAACATGCGGGCTAGGAACTACAGCATCCCTGAAGTTGACAAGTTGAAGGCAAAGTTCATAGCTGGAAGAATCATCCCAGCCATCGCCACCTCAACTGCAATGGCCACTGGCCTCGTCTGCCTGGAGCTTTACAAAGTTCTTGCTGGTGGGCACAATGTTGAAGACTACCGGAACACATTTGCGAACCTTGCAATCCCCCTCTTCTCCATGGCGGAACCTGTGCCACCCAAGACCATGAAGCACCAAGACATGTCGTGGACCGTCTGGGACCGATGGACCATAACTGGCAACATCACGCTGAGGGAGCTCCTGGAGTGGCTCAAGGAGAAGGGCTTGAATGCGTACAGCATATCCTGTGGGACCGCGCTGCTGTACAACTCCATGTTCCCTAGGCACAAGGATCGGCTGGACAAGAAGGTGGTGGATGTGGCCAGGGAGGTGGCCAAGGTGGAGGTGCCTTCGTACCGCCGCCATCTGGACGTTGTGGTGGCctgtgaggatgacgacgacaatGACGTCGACATCCCGCTCGTGTCCATCTACTTTCGGTAA